One segment of Carcharodon carcharias isolate sCarCar2 chromosome 18 unlocalized genomic scaffold, sCarCar2.pri SUPER_18_unloc_1, whole genome shotgun sequence DNA contains the following:
- the LOC121273423 gene encoding CD209 antigen-like protein C codes for MILTGYLPFQEYVAQFNLSRAYWIGIKHNPLEPTWMWVDGTTVQDGLIFWDQGSPDSHFDYELEAFKNCISLRRGAWANAVCSAQQHWICKRRSEPVPFKL; via the exons ATGATTCTCACTGGCTATTTGCCCTTCCAGGAATACGTGGCTCAGTTCAACCTGAGCCGTGCATATTGGATTGGAATCAAGCACAATCCGCTGGAACCCACTTGGATGTGGGTGGATGGGACAACTGTACAAGATGGCCTAAT ATTCTGGGACCAAGGCAGCCCCGACAGTCACTTCGACTACGAGCTGGAGGCTTTCAAGAACTGCATCTCCCTGCGCCGAGGAGCCTGGGCTAACGCTGTGTGCAGTGCTCAGCAGCACTGGATCTGCAAACGGAGATCGGAGCCAGTCCCGTTTAAATTGTGA